A single region of the Corticium candelabrum chromosome 15, ooCorCand1.1, whole genome shotgun sequence genome encodes:
- the LOC134190950 gene encoding uncharacterized protein LOC134190950, with protein sequence MKKVHSKTPSPHLDAVSDISFDSQQENQFAEEQSSSAAEKQWKAIKWLSVASVFVSVVAIVLAIVAVALSRSACSCNKNPTAEKIQGVSFPFPHREDGSENSTVFNTTIIHIGEIDAEIADIMQFIHTLRPNVTNPFTRFFYA encoded by the exons ATGAAGAAAGTGCATTCAAAGACGCCTAGTCCTCATCTAGACGCAGTCAGCGATATTTCGTTTGATTCGCAGCAGGAGAATCAGTTTGCTGAAGAACAATCGAGCAGCGCGGCGGAGAAACAGTGGAAAGCGATCAAATGGCTGTCTGTTGCAAGTGTCTTCGTTTCCGTCGTTGCAATCGTCCTAGCAATCGTGGCCGTGGCTTTGTCGCGTTCCGCTTGCTCGTGCAACAAGAATCCGA ctGCAGAAAAAATACAAGGTGTGAGTTTTCCATTTCCACATAGAGAAGATGGTTCCGAAAACTCTACC GTGTTCAACACAACTATCATACACATTGGAGAGATTGATGCAGAA ATAGCGGACATCATGCAATTTATTCATACGTTGAGGCCCAACGTCACAAATCCGTTTACAAG GTTCTTTTATGCATAA
- the LOC134190951 gene encoding adenylate kinase isoenzyme 1-like gives MSEILIKIDSDRSISDVFQDNCAALEANGFQPVTTHSLKDSKVVFVLGGPGSGKGTQCKRIVERYKVTHFSAGDLLRAEVASGSEKGKELEETMKEGKLVPLEVTLGLIEDAMKRSGDSPSFLIDGFPREINQGLEFERLITPCCVVLSYECSEEVMMQRPLERGKTSERADDNEETIKKRFHTFKESMMPVLNYYDKEGKLRKINDGL, from the exons ATGAGTGAAATATTGATCAAA ATTGATTCCGATAGAAGTATTAGTGACGTCTTTCAAGACAACTGCGCTGCACTTGAAGCCAACGGTTTTCAACCAGTTACAACGCATTCGTTGAAAGACTCCAAAGTTGTCTTTGTATTGG GAGGTCCAGGCTCGGGAAAGGGCACTCAGTGCAAGCGTATCGTAGAGAGATACAAAGTCACTCACTTTTCCGCCGGCGATCTGCTACGAGCCGAAGTGGCCAGCGGCTCAGAGAAAGGAAAAGAATTAGAAGAAACGATGAAGGAGGGCAAACTCGTGCCTCTG GAAGTGACGCTAGGACTCATAGAAGACGCGATGAAAAGAAGCGGGGATTCTCCTAGTTTTCTTATTGATGGATTTCCACGCGAGATCAACCAGGGACTCGAGTTCGAGAGGCTAATCACGCCGTGTTGTGTGGTGCTGTCGTACGAATGCTCAGAGGAGGTGATGATGCAGCGGCCGTTGGAGAGAGGGAAGACGAGTGAGAGAGCCGACGACAACGAGGAGACGATTAAAAAGAGATTTCATACGTTTAAAGAAAGCATGATGCCCGTGTTGAACTACTATGATAAAGAGGGAAAACTCAGAAAGATAAATGACGGGCTATGA